One window of Triticum dicoccoides isolate Atlit2015 ecotype Zavitan chromosome 5A, WEW_v2.0, whole genome shotgun sequence genomic DNA carries:
- the LOC119300802 gene encoding DEAD-box ATP-dependent RNA helicase 27-like isoform X1 translates to MGSAKSSKSSKKRKPVAPPPESDSEQEETVHEAAAADEFNQEEQPQPQQQSDAGDEHHEHDKEVQETGMEKKKKKDKEGSGILTSMLFSELPISELTAKAIREMNYTHLAQIQARSIPHLLEGRDVMGAAKTGSGKTLAFLIPAIELLYNLHFSPRNGTGVIVVCPTRELAIQTHNVAKELMKYHSQTLGYVIGGNGRRTEADQLAKGVNLLVATPGRLLDHLQNTKGFIYKRLKCLIIDEADRILEQNFEEDMKQIFKRLPQNRQTVLFSATQTKEVEDFAKLSFEKNEERKEKPVYISVDDGKSNATVEGLQQGYCVIPSDKRFLVLYAFLKKKQSKKVMVFFSSCSSVKFHAELLNFLQIGCEDIHGRQKQQKRTTTFFNFCKAEKGILLCTNVAARGLDIPDVDYIVQYDPPDEPKDYIHRVGRTARGEKGKGSALLFLLPQELKFLIYLKAAKISLTEYEFNNKNVPNLQSHLENIVGENYFLNQSAKEAYRSYILAYNSHAMKDIFNVHDLDMKAVAASFCFKNPPKVNLDLESSASKRRKTRKVDGGARRHGINAANPYGRKGGDDNRQFARF, encoded by the exons ATGGGCTCCGCCAAGTCCTCCAAATCCTCCAAGAAGCGGAaacccgtcgccccgccgccagaGTCGGACTCCGAGCAGGAGGAGACGGTCCACGAGGCCGCCGCTGCCGACGAATTCAACCAAGAGGagcagccgcagccgcagcagcAGTCGGACGCAGGAGACGAGCACCATGAGCATGACAAGGAGGTGCAGGAGACGGGAatggagaaaaagaagaagaaggacaaggaggGTTCGGGAATCCTCACCAGCATGCTCTTCTCGGAGCTCCCCATCTCCGAGCTCACCGCCAAGGCCATCAGGGAGATGAACTACACCCACCTCGCCCAG ATTCAAGCTCGGTCGATACCTCATCTGCTGGAAGGAAGGGATGTGATGGGAGCTGCCAAGACTGGCTCAGGGAAGACCCTTGCGTTCCTCATACCGGCTATCGAGCTTCTCTATAACCTGCATTTCTCGCCGAGGAATGGCACAGGAGTTATTGTGGTTTGCCCTACAAGGGAGCTTGCCATACAG ACACACAATGTTGCCAAGGAATTGATGAAGTATCACTCACAAACCCTCGGATATGTAATTGGTGGTAATGGCCGGAGAACTGAAGCTGACCAGCTTGCAAAGGGGGTCAATTTGTTAGTAGCTACACCAGGCAGGCTGTTGGATCATCTGCAAAACACCAAGGGTTTCATATATAAGAGACTAAAG TGTCTTATAATTGATGAAGCTGATCGCATTCTTGAGCAGAACTTTGAGGAAGATATGAAACAAATATTTAAACGCCTTCCCCAG AATCGGCAGACAGTTCTTTTTTCTGCGACACAAACTAAAGAG GTTGAAGATTTTGCCAAGTTGTCATTTGAGAAAAACGAAGAAAGGAAAGAAAAACCTGTTTAtatctcagttgatgatggtaaatcaaat GCTACCGTGGAAGGCTTACAGCAGGGCTATTGTGTCATTCCTAGCGACAAGAGGTTTTTGGTTctgtatgctttcctaaaaaagaaACAGTCTAAGAAGGTCATGGTGTTCTTTTCATCATGTAGCTCAGTAAAGTTCCATGCCGAGCTTCTAAATTTTCTCCAGATAGGGTGCGAAGATATCCATGGGAGACAAAAACAGCAGAAACGAACTACAACATTCTTTAACTTCTGCAAGGCAGAAAAGGGCATCTTATTATGCACTAATGTGGCAGCACGTGGACTTGATATTCCTGATGTG GATTATATTGTGCAATATGACCCTCCAGATGAACCAAAG GATTACATTCACAGAGTTGGTCGTACTGCACGTGGTGAAAAAGGCAAAGGAAGCGCCTTATTGTTCTTGTTGCCGCAAGAACTGAAGTTTCTTATTTACCTGAAG GCAGCCAAGATTTCTCTCACAGAATACGAGTTCAATAATAAGAATGTGCCAAATTTACAATCACACCTT GAGAACATCGTTGGTGAGAATTACTTCCTAAACCAGTCAGCTAAAGAAGCCTACAGATCCTACATCTTGGCATACAACTCACACGCCATGAAGGACATTTTTAATGTTCATGATCTTGATATGAAG GCTGTGGCAGCATCATTCTGTTTTAAGAACCCTCCAAaagtgaaccttgacttggagagcAGCGCTTCTAAACGTCGGAAGACAAGGAAAGTGGATGGTGGGGCGAGGAGGCATGGTATCAATGCCGCAAATCCTTATGGACGGAAGGGCGGTGATGATAACAGGCAATTCGCAAGATTCTAG
- the LOC119300802 gene encoding DEAD-box ATP-dependent RNA helicase 27-like isoform X2 — translation MGSAKSSKSSKKRKPVAPPPESDSEQEETVHEAAAADEFNQEEQPQPQQQSDAGDEHHEHDKEVQETGMEKKKKKDKEGSGILTSMLFSELPISELTAKAIREMNYTHLAQIQARSIPHLLEGRDVMGAAKTGSGKTLAFLIPAIELLYNLHFSPRNGTGVIVVCPTRELAIQTHNVAKELMKYHSQTLGYVIGGNGRRTEADQLAKGVNLLVATPGRLLDHLQNTKGFIYKRLKCLIIDEADRILEQNFEEDMKQIFKRLPQNRQTVLFSATQTKEVEDFAKLSFEKNEERKEKPVYISVDDGKSNATVEGLQQGYCVIPSDKRFLVLYAFLKKKQSKKIGCEDIHGRQKQQKRTTTFFNFCKAEKGILLCTNVAARGLDIPDVDYIVQYDPPDEPKDYIHRVGRTARGEKGKGSALLFLLPQELKFLIYLKAAKISLTEYEFNNKNVPNLQSHLENIVGENYFLNQSAKEAYRSYILAYNSHAMKDIFNVHDLDMKAVAASFCFKNPPKVNLDLESSASKRRKTRKVDGGARRHGINAANPYGRKGGDDNRQFARF, via the exons ATGGGCTCCGCCAAGTCCTCCAAATCCTCCAAGAAGCGGAaacccgtcgccccgccgccagaGTCGGACTCCGAGCAGGAGGAGACGGTCCACGAGGCCGCCGCTGCCGACGAATTCAACCAAGAGGagcagccgcagccgcagcagcAGTCGGACGCAGGAGACGAGCACCATGAGCATGACAAGGAGGTGCAGGAGACGGGAatggagaaaaagaagaagaaggacaaggaggGTTCGGGAATCCTCACCAGCATGCTCTTCTCGGAGCTCCCCATCTCCGAGCTCACCGCCAAGGCCATCAGGGAGATGAACTACACCCACCTCGCCCAG ATTCAAGCTCGGTCGATACCTCATCTGCTGGAAGGAAGGGATGTGATGGGAGCTGCCAAGACTGGCTCAGGGAAGACCCTTGCGTTCCTCATACCGGCTATCGAGCTTCTCTATAACCTGCATTTCTCGCCGAGGAATGGCACAGGAGTTATTGTGGTTTGCCCTACAAGGGAGCTTGCCATACAG ACACACAATGTTGCCAAGGAATTGATGAAGTATCACTCACAAACCCTCGGATATGTAATTGGTGGTAATGGCCGGAGAACTGAAGCTGACCAGCTTGCAAAGGGGGTCAATTTGTTAGTAGCTACACCAGGCAGGCTGTTGGATCATCTGCAAAACACCAAGGGTTTCATATATAAGAGACTAAAG TGTCTTATAATTGATGAAGCTGATCGCATTCTTGAGCAGAACTTTGAGGAAGATATGAAACAAATATTTAAACGCCTTCCCCAG AATCGGCAGACAGTTCTTTTTTCTGCGACACAAACTAAAGAG GTTGAAGATTTTGCCAAGTTGTCATTTGAGAAAAACGAAGAAAGGAAAGAAAAACCTGTTTAtatctcagttgatgatggtaaatcaaat GCTACCGTGGAAGGCTTACAGCAGGGCTATTGTGTCATTCCTAGCGACAAGAGGTTTTTGGTTctgtatgctttcctaaaaaagaaACAGTCTAAGAAG ATAGGGTGCGAAGATATCCATGGGAGACAAAAACAGCAGAAACGAACTACAACATTCTTTAACTTCTGCAAGGCAGAAAAGGGCATCTTATTATGCACTAATGTGGCAGCACGTGGACTTGATATTCCTGATGTG GATTATATTGTGCAATATGACCCTCCAGATGAACCAAAG GATTACATTCACAGAGTTGGTCGTACTGCACGTGGTGAAAAAGGCAAAGGAAGCGCCTTATTGTTCTTGTTGCCGCAAGAACTGAAGTTTCTTATTTACCTGAAG GCAGCCAAGATTTCTCTCACAGAATACGAGTTCAATAATAAGAATGTGCCAAATTTACAATCACACCTT GAGAACATCGTTGGTGAGAATTACTTCCTAAACCAGTCAGCTAAAGAAGCCTACAGATCCTACATCTTGGCATACAACTCACACGCCATGAAGGACATTTTTAATGTTCATGATCTTGATATGAAG GCTGTGGCAGCATCATTCTGTTTTAAGAACCCTCCAAaagtgaaccttgacttggagagcAGCGCTTCTAAACGTCGGAAGACAAGGAAAGTGGATGGTGGGGCGAGGAGGCATGGTATCAATGCCGCAAATCCTTATGGACGGAAGGGCGGTGATGATAACAGGCAATTCGCAAGATTCTAG
- the LOC119300801 gene encoding probable methyltransferase PMT24, whose amino-acid sequence MPLFDRDRYQRLPLDVGGGGARRPASSCATATVVLFVGLCLVAAWLMAPTSHVPMGVSPDKAGEDTDVGLTRSVVKGADADMTQTTDKAAKEEDDGPAVQTTEVDQSAETTDADANSATAGKPDGDTVAGAESPSKNLTPSHDSGMTEGGDVAKPEEDPDKNVQNNTEEATTDKGAEDVSTGTNQSGGNNTEQDTEEATTDKGAEESTGTKQSGSNNAKQNTEEATTDKGAEDASTGTNQSGGNNAEQNTEEGTTDKSAEDASTDTNQSGGNNAEQNTEEATTYKSAEDASTGTNQSTEEAPKDTTDTGDQVDKSSGTTETGGQGEKNVEAALTEKKAETEDNITNKNAEETPAYAKEAGDDGMEKNQTAFDDRTGDDAATGAASKNQTFVDKNDRPRNQTSTTVDDTLSEEDGMVLTNSSTTTQGEDERPVTEPVTGGDAETAELLPSGQAELLNETTTAEQDVTFPTQATESTEEKARNSRKKKEHQNNGNVVVVVGESSTEEASYVWKLCNTSAGADYIPCLDNEAAIKGLKSNKHYEHRERHCPSPAPSCLVPLPEGYRQPIPWPESRERIWYNNVPHTKLALYKGHQNWVKVSGDGEHLVFPGGGTQFLNGASHYIDVIQEALPAVAWGTRSRVALDVGCGVASLGGYLFDKDVLAMSFAPKDEHEAQVQFALERGIPAISAVMGTKRLPFPGGAYDLVHCARCRVPWHIEGGKLLLEANRLLRPGGLFVWSATPVYRKDAENVGIWQAMAALTKSMCWEMVTRTSDTVDQTAMVIFKKPSSNECYSKRSRAEPPLCEESDDPNAAWNITLQACMHRVATEAAARGSRWPEQWPERLTAAPYWLNESQVGVYGKPAADDLAADTEHWREAVNSSYLSGMGIEWKNVRNVIDMRSVYGGLAAALRDMKVWVMNIVPVESPDTLPIIYERGLLGMYHDWCESLSTYPRSYDLVHADHLFSKLKYRCKVRLVMAEVDRILRPEGKMIVRDDRDTAEEVERIAKSLHWEVRMAVSNQGERLLCFHKTMWRPTQVQPLV is encoded by the exons ATGCCGTTGTTTGATCGAGATCGCTACCAGAGGCTGCCGCTCgacgtcggcggcggtggcgcccGGCGGCCCGCGTCGTCCTGCGCCACAGCCACGGTCGTCCTCTTCGTGGGGCTCTGCCTCGTCGCCGCGTGGCTGATGGCGCCCACGAGCCACGTCCCGATGGGCGTCTCACCGGACAAGGCCGGGGAGGACACGGACGTCGGCTTGACCCGCAGCGTCGTCAAGGGTGCCGACGCCGACATGACACAGACAACAGACAAGgctgccaaggaggaggacgacggtCCGGCCGTGCAAACGACGGAGGTCGACCAGAGCGCAGAGACGACGGATGCCGATGCCAACAGCGCCACCGCAGGCAAGCCCGACGGCGACACCGTAGCCGGGGCCGAGTCGCCGTCCAAGAACCTCACACCCTCTCACGACAGCGGCATGACGGAAGGCGGGGATGTGGCCAAGCCGGAGGAAGACCCCGACAAGAATGTCCAGAATAACACGGAGGAGGCGACGACCGACAAGGGCGCCGAGGATGTGTCGACAGGCACGAACCAGAGCGGCGGCAACAATACCGAGCAGGACACGGAGGAAGCGACGACCGACAAGGGCGCCGAGGAGTCGACAGGAACGAAGCAGAGCGGCAGCAACAACGCCAAGCAGAACACGGAGGAGGCGACGACCGACAAGGGCGCCGAGGATGCGTCGACAGGCACGAACCAGAGCGGCGGCAACAACGCCGAGCAGAACACGGAGGAGGGGACGACCGACAAGAGCGCCGAGGATGCGTCGACAGACACGAACCAGAGTGGTGGCAACAATGCCGAGCAGAACACGGAGGAGGCGACGACCTACAAGAGCGCCGAGGATGCGTCAACAGGCACAAACCAGAGCACGGAGGAGGCACCAAAAGACACGACGGACACCGGTGACCAGGTTGATAAAAGCTCCGGCACTACAGAGACCGGCGGCCAGGGCGAGAAGAACGTCGAGGCGGCGCTGACCGAGAAGAAGGCTGAGACAGAGGATAACATCACCAACAAGAACGCCGAAGAGACGCCGGCCTACGCAAAAGAAGCTGGCGACGACGGTATGGAGAAGAACCAGACGGCCTTCGACGACCGGACCGGCGACGATGCGGCCACCGGCGCTGCATCCAAGAACCAAACGTTCGTCGACAAGAACGACAGACCCAGGAACCAGACATCTACAACTGTAGATGACACACTCTCTGAAGAAGACGGAATGGTTCTAACGAACAGTAGCACCACCACCCAAGGCGAAGACGAGAGGCCAGTGACGGAGCCGGTGACCGGCGGCGACGCAGAAACGGCGGAGCTGCTGCCGAGCGGGCAGGCGGAGCTTCTCAACGAGACGACGACGGCTGAGCAGGACGTCACGTTCCCGACACAGGCGACGGAGTcgaccgaggagaaggcgcgaaacagcaggaagaagaaggagcaccaGAACAACGGCAATGTGGTGGTCGTCGTCGGCGAGTCGTCGACGGAGGAGGCATCGTACGTGTGGAAGCTGTGCAACACGAGCGCCGGCGCGGACTACATCCCGTGCCTGGACAACGAGGCGGCCATCAAGGGCCTCAAGAGCAACAAGCACTACGAGCACCGCGAGCGGCACTGCCCGTCCCCAGCGCCGTCATGCCTGGTGCCGCTGCCGGAGGGCTACCGGCAGCCGATCCCGTGGCCGGAAAGCCGCGAGAGGATCTGGTACAACAACGTGCCGCACACCAAGCTGGCGCTGTACAAGGGGCACCAAAACTGGGTGAAGGTGTCCGGCGACGGCGAGCACCTGGTGTTCCCGGGCGGCGGCACGCAGTTCCTGAACGGCGCGTCGCACTACATCGACGTGATCCAGGAGGCGCTCCCGGCGGTGGCGTGGGGGACGCGCAGCCGCGTGGCGCTTGACGTCGGCTGCGGCGTGGCAAGCTTGGGCGGGTACCTGTTCGACAAGGACGTGCTGGCCATGTCCTTCGCGCCCAAGGACGAGCACGAGGCGCAGGTGCAGTTCGCGCTGGAGCGCGGGATCCCGGCCATCTCGGCTGTGATGGGCACGAAGCGGCTCCCCTTCCCCGGCGGCGCCTACGACTTGGTGCACTGCGCGCGGTGCCGCGTGCCGTGGCACATCGAGGGAGGCAAGCTGCTGCTGGAGGCGAACCGGCTGCTCCGGCCCGGCGGGCTGTTCGTGTGGTCAGCGACGCCGGTGTACCGGAAGGACGCGGAGAACGTGGGGATCTGGCAGGCCATGGCTGCACTGACAAAGTCCATGTGCTGGGAGATGGTGACGAGGACGAGCGACACGGTGGACCAGACCGCCATGGTCATCTTCAAGAAGCCGTCCAGCAACGAGTGCTACAGCAAGAGGAGCCGGGCGGAGCCGCCGCTGTGCGAGGAGTCGGATGACCCCAACGCCGCATG GAACATAACGCTGCAGGCGTGCATGCACAGAGTGGCCACCGAGGCAGCGGCGCGAGGCTCGCGGTGGCCGGAGCAGTGGCCGGAGAGGCTGACGGCGGCGCCCTACTGGCTGAACGAGAGCCAGGTGGGCGTGTACGGCAAGCCCGCGGCGGATGacctggcggcggacacggagcacTGGAGGGAGGCGGTCAACAGCTCCTACCTGAGCGGCATGGGCATCGAGTGGAAGAACGTGAGGAACGTCATCGACATGCGATCCGTCTACGGCGG GTTGGCGGCGGCGCTGCGGGACATGAAGGTGTGGGTGATGAACATCGTGCCGGTGGAGTCGCCGGATACGCTGCCCATCATCTACGAGCGCGGGCTGCTGGGGATGTACCACGACTGGTGCGAGTCCCTGAGCACGTACCCGAGGTCGTACGATCTCGTCCACGCCGACCATCTCTTCTCCAAGCTCAAGTACAGGTGCAAGGTGAGGCTGGTGATGGCGGAGGTGGACCGGATCCTCAGGCCAGAGGGGAAGATGATCGTCCGTGACGACAGGGACACGGCCGAGGAGGTGGAGAGGATCGCCAAATCTCTGCACTGGGAGGTCCGGATGGCCGTGTCAAACCAGGGGGAGAGGCTGCTCTGCTTCCACAAGACCATGTGGCGACCCACCCAAGTCCAACCACTCGTCTAG